The following coding sequences are from one Scomber japonicus isolate fScoJap1 chromosome 3, fScoJap1.pri, whole genome shotgun sequence window:
- the stau1 gene encoding double-stranded RNA-binding protein Staufen homolog 1 isoform X2 encodes MSQLQFQCPASPMPAASAPMQLGQPQPGYSIPCASGTLPSESASQPIRNSALPAGSATPYSTTTVSNMANPKEKTPMCLVNELARFNKIQPEYKLLCEQGPAHSKIFSVRLTLGDQHWEAEGTSIKKAQHSAAASALDETTLPKPTMRTPRNTADGITHTMELNALCMKLGKKPMFKPIDPYPGMRPPNFNYNVRAPGPYQRSMQQYYYPFPPVGPMIYHMELSIGGQQFIGKGRTRQLAKHDAAAKAMKVLQKEPILQHLPVMNGEPEEENLNKSEISQVFEIALKRNLPVNFEVLKEEGPPHMKSFVVRVIVGEFTGEGEGKSKKIAKKLAAAAVLGELKRLPHIPSVEKTLPRIKKKPKSIIKLQTSPEYGQGMNPISRLAQIQQAKKEKEPEYSMVTERGLPRRREFVMQVTVCGQSAEGMGPSKKVAKRNAAEKMLELLGYKVPQPQPPKPALKTDEKTPVKKPGDGRKVTFFEPGSVEDVALGSKEEDFRLPYLSHQQLPAGILPMVPEVAQAVGVCQGSQAKDYSRAMPNPGKATITAMIANELLYAGTSLTAETILKNKNIMTQLPHGPLTRPSEQLGFLASVQGLQVEYKDFPKNNKNEFVSLINCSSQPPLISHGIGKDVESCHDMAALNILKLLSELDQQLNERTGNGPVSGCGKQEIESDLHLKQANSSTLAQTLDGTV; translated from the exons ATGTCCCAGCTCCAGTTTCAGTGTCCAGCTAGCCCCATGCCTGCTGCTTCTGCCCCAATGCAGCTAGGGCAGCCACAGCCCGGCTACAGCATCCCTTGTGCCTCAGGCACGCTACCCTCGGAGAGCGCCAGCCAGCCCATCAGGAACTCTGCTCTCCCTGCGGGCTCAGCTACTCCCTACAGTACCACCACAG TATCTAACATGGCAAACCCTAAAGAGAAGACCCCCATGTGTTTGGTGAATGAGTTAGCCCGTTTCAACAAGATCCAACCTGAATATAAGCTACTTTGTGAGCAAGGGCCAGCTCACTCCAAG ATTTTCTCAGTGAGGCTAACACTGGGAGATCAGCACTGGGAGGCAGAGGGGACCAGCATCAAGAAAGCCCAGCATTCCGCTGCTGCATCTGCCCTCGATGAGACAACACTCCCCAAGCCCACCATGAGGACACCCCGCAACACAG CAGATGGCATAACGCATACCATGGAGTTGAATGCACTATGTATGAAACTTGGTAAGAAGCCTATGTTTAAACCCATCGACCCATACCCGGGGATGAGACCACCAAACTTCAACTACAATGTGCGGGCTCCAGGGCCTTACCAGCGCTCTATGCAACA GTACTACTACCCATTTCCTCCAGTTGGACCAATGATATACCACATGGAACTATCAATTGGAGGCCAGCAGTTTATTGGGAAGGGACGCACGCGGCAGTTAGCCAAACATGATGCTGCTGCCAAGGCCATGAAAGTGCTGCAAAAGGAGCCAATATTGCAACATTTGCCAGTG ATGAACGGAGAGCCTGAGGAAGAGAATCTCAACAAATCAGAAATCAGTCAAGTGTTTGAAATTGCACTTAAACGTAACTTACCAGTAAACTTTGAG GTTTTAAAGGAAGAAGGCCCCCCACACATGAAGAGTTTTGTAGTGCGTGTTATAGTTGGGGAGTTCACTGGAGAAGGCGAGGGAAAGAGTAAAAAGATTGCCAAGAagctggcagcagcagcagtactggGGGAGTTGAAGAGGCTACCCCATATACCCAGTGTGGAAAAGACGCTGCCTCGCATCAAGAAGAAACCTAAATCCATCATCAAG CTGCAGACGAGCCCAGAATACGGTCAGGGTATGAACCCTATCAGCCGTCTGGCTCAGATCCAACAGGccaagaaggagaaggagcCAGAGTACAGCATGGTGACAGAGAGAGGTCTACCGCGGCGCCGGGAGTTCGTCATGCAG GTGACAGTGTGCGGCCAGTCTGCAGAGGGTATGGGACCTAGCAAAAAGGTGGCCAAGAGAAACGCAGCAGAGAAAATGCTTGAGCTCTTGGGATATAAAGTGCCTCAGCCTCAACCCCCCAAACCGGCACTCAAAACTGATGAGAAG ACCCCAGTGAAAAAACCTGGTGATGGGCGCAAAGTGACCTTCTTTGAACCTGGCTCTGTAGAGGATGTGGCATTGG GTTCCAAGGAGGAGGACTTCCGCCTGCCTTACCTGAGCCACCAGCAGCTGCCTGCAGGGATCCTGCCCATGGTGCCTGAGGTGGCTCAAGCAGTCGGGGTCTGCCAAGGATCCCAGGCCAAGGACTACAGTCGAGCTATGCCCAACCCAGGAAAGGCCACAATCACTGCCATGATTGCCAACGAGCTGCTTTATGCAGGGACATCCCTGACTGCTGAGACTATCCTAAAGAACAAAAATATCATGACCCAGCTGCCCCATGGACCCCTCACCAGGCCCTCTGAACAACTCGGCTTTCTTGCATCTGTGCAGGGCCTGCAG GTGGAATACAAAgattttcctaaaaacaatAAGAACGAGTTTGTGTCATTGATTAACTGCTCCTCCCAGCCCCCGCTCATCAGTCACGGGATTGGGAAAGATGTAGAATCCTGTCATGATATG GCTGCTCTGAATATATTGAAGTTGCTCTCTGAGTTGGACCAGCAGTTAAATGAGAGAACAGGAAACGGACCAGTCTCTGG CTGTGGCAAGCAGGAGATCGAAAGTGATCTGCACCTCAAACAGGCTAACTCAAGCACATTGGCACAGACGCTGGATGGCACTGTTTAG
- the stau1 gene encoding double-stranded RNA-binding protein Staufen homolog 1 isoform X1 yields the protein MSQLQFQCPASPMPAASAPMQLGQPQPGYSIPCASGTLPSESASQPIRNSALPAGSATPYSTTTVSNMANPKEKTPMCLVNELARFNKIQPEYKLLCEQGPAHSKIFSVRLTLGDQHWEAEGTSIKKAQHSAAASALDETTLPKPTMRTPRNTGKNPADGITHTMELNALCMKLGKKPMFKPIDPYPGMRPPNFNYNVRAPGPYQRSMQQYYYPFPPVGPMIYHMELSIGGQQFIGKGRTRQLAKHDAAAKAMKVLQKEPILQHLPVMNGEPEEENLNKSEISQVFEIALKRNLPVNFEVLKEEGPPHMKSFVVRVIVGEFTGEGEGKSKKIAKKLAAAAVLGELKRLPHIPSVEKTLPRIKKKPKSIIKLQTSPEYGQGMNPISRLAQIQQAKKEKEPEYSMVTERGLPRRREFVMQVTVCGQSAEGMGPSKKVAKRNAAEKMLELLGYKVPQPQPPKPALKTDEKTPVKKPGDGRKVTFFEPGSVEDVALGSKEEDFRLPYLSHQQLPAGILPMVPEVAQAVGVCQGSQAKDYSRAMPNPGKATITAMIANELLYAGTSLTAETILKNKNIMTQLPHGPLTRPSEQLGFLASVQGLQVEYKDFPKNNKNEFVSLINCSSQPPLISHGIGKDVESCHDMAALNILKLLSELDQQLNERTGNGPVSGCGKQEIESDLHLKQANSSTLAQTLDGTV from the exons ATGTCCCAGCTCCAGTTTCAGTGTCCAGCTAGCCCCATGCCTGCTGCTTCTGCCCCAATGCAGCTAGGGCAGCCACAGCCCGGCTACAGCATCCCTTGTGCCTCAGGCACGCTACCCTCGGAGAGCGCCAGCCAGCCCATCAGGAACTCTGCTCTCCCTGCGGGCTCAGCTACTCCCTACAGTACCACCACAG TATCTAACATGGCAAACCCTAAAGAGAAGACCCCCATGTGTTTGGTGAATGAGTTAGCCCGTTTCAACAAGATCCAACCTGAATATAAGCTACTTTGTGAGCAAGGGCCAGCTCACTCCAAG ATTTTCTCAGTGAGGCTAACACTGGGAGATCAGCACTGGGAGGCAGAGGGGACCAGCATCAAGAAAGCCCAGCATTCCGCTGCTGCATCTGCCCTCGATGAGACAACACTCCCCAAGCCCACCATGAGGACACCCCGCAACACAGGCAAGAACCCAG CAGATGGCATAACGCATACCATGGAGTTGAATGCACTATGTATGAAACTTGGTAAGAAGCCTATGTTTAAACCCATCGACCCATACCCGGGGATGAGACCACCAAACTTCAACTACAATGTGCGGGCTCCAGGGCCTTACCAGCGCTCTATGCAACA GTACTACTACCCATTTCCTCCAGTTGGACCAATGATATACCACATGGAACTATCAATTGGAGGCCAGCAGTTTATTGGGAAGGGACGCACGCGGCAGTTAGCCAAACATGATGCTGCTGCCAAGGCCATGAAAGTGCTGCAAAAGGAGCCAATATTGCAACATTTGCCAGTG ATGAACGGAGAGCCTGAGGAAGAGAATCTCAACAAATCAGAAATCAGTCAAGTGTTTGAAATTGCACTTAAACGTAACTTACCAGTAAACTTTGAG GTTTTAAAGGAAGAAGGCCCCCCACACATGAAGAGTTTTGTAGTGCGTGTTATAGTTGGGGAGTTCACTGGAGAAGGCGAGGGAAAGAGTAAAAAGATTGCCAAGAagctggcagcagcagcagtactggGGGAGTTGAAGAGGCTACCCCATATACCCAGTGTGGAAAAGACGCTGCCTCGCATCAAGAAGAAACCTAAATCCATCATCAAG CTGCAGACGAGCCCAGAATACGGTCAGGGTATGAACCCTATCAGCCGTCTGGCTCAGATCCAACAGGccaagaaggagaaggagcCAGAGTACAGCATGGTGACAGAGAGAGGTCTACCGCGGCGCCGGGAGTTCGTCATGCAG GTGACAGTGTGCGGCCAGTCTGCAGAGGGTATGGGACCTAGCAAAAAGGTGGCCAAGAGAAACGCAGCAGAGAAAATGCTTGAGCTCTTGGGATATAAAGTGCCTCAGCCTCAACCCCCCAAACCGGCACTCAAAACTGATGAGAAG ACCCCAGTGAAAAAACCTGGTGATGGGCGCAAAGTGACCTTCTTTGAACCTGGCTCTGTAGAGGATGTGGCATTGG GTTCCAAGGAGGAGGACTTCCGCCTGCCTTACCTGAGCCACCAGCAGCTGCCTGCAGGGATCCTGCCCATGGTGCCTGAGGTGGCTCAAGCAGTCGGGGTCTGCCAAGGATCCCAGGCCAAGGACTACAGTCGAGCTATGCCCAACCCAGGAAAGGCCACAATCACTGCCATGATTGCCAACGAGCTGCTTTATGCAGGGACATCCCTGACTGCTGAGACTATCCTAAAGAACAAAAATATCATGACCCAGCTGCCCCATGGACCCCTCACCAGGCCCTCTGAACAACTCGGCTTTCTTGCATCTGTGCAGGGCCTGCAG GTGGAATACAAAgattttcctaaaaacaatAAGAACGAGTTTGTGTCATTGATTAACTGCTCCTCCCAGCCCCCGCTCATCAGTCACGGGATTGGGAAAGATGTAGAATCCTGTCATGATATG GCTGCTCTGAATATATTGAAGTTGCTCTCTGAGTTGGACCAGCAGTTAAATGAGAGAACAGGAAACGGACCAGTCTCTGG CTGTGGCAAGCAGGAGATCGAAAGTGATCTGCACCTCAAACAGGCTAACTCAAGCACATTGGCACAGACGCTGGATGGCACTGTTTAG